A genomic region of Venturia canescens isolate UGA chromosome 9, ASM1945775v1, whole genome shotgun sequence contains the following coding sequences:
- the Dnai2 gene encoding dynein intermediate chain 3, ciliary isoform X2 produces the protein METEQVYVKHRMQFGKWCNFEENDALEVDIKPNASLMHEFVRIDPVTEGTQCSKSYSSHEINTTTATFKESGLHHVEGGWPKDINMHDLEQTVRYRRKIEKDELYIHTMLQLLPPMEHCILQNNACNIYEQYFQDTEPAPLVQRTYSRTVNVYRDLAPLKRPITHLSWSPDQGTRLAVSYCNTDFKKAKNYSPCSYIWDVENPNNPFLTLKPQCPIFTIEYSPKDSNTLVSGLMSGQVAFWDIRRGSEPVETSLIEDSHRDPCDKVLWINSKTGTEFFSASKDGQVKWWDTRKIQTPTDNLVIDLTKPEEQDINRAIGVSALQFEPSIGTRFMCGLENGMVISGNRKGKTPGEKIATRFKVQYGPVISVERNPIFVKNFLTVGDWTARIWSEDCRESSIAWTPGHRDLLTGGAWSATRFSVFFLTKIDGTLDVWDLIVQQDSPVLSIKVCDEALTCMRPHEQGRLVAVAGKNGTTYLLEFSEALTINQKNDKLLLTAFLDRETRREKVIEAKNREIRLKMKTTLRPEVDSEGQDGPSRGGAQKARVLDSKDPLIIQCELDYETAIEAEISRNALIEENEVNNNHSQNGF, from the exons ATGGAGACCGAGCAAGTGTACGTCAAGCATCGAATGCAATTCGGAAAATGGTGCAACTTCGAAGAAAATGACGCGTTAGAAGTTGACATAAAACCGAACGCTTCGCTGATGCACGAGTTCGTCAGAATTGATCCGGTAACTGAAGGAACACAGTGCAGCAAAAGTTATTCATCACACGAG ATAAACACAACAACAGCGACCTTCAAGGAGTCCGGTTTACATCACGTGGAGGGTGGCTGGCCCAAGGACATAAATATGCACGATTTAGAACAGACCGTAAGATACAGACGGAAAATAGAGAAAGATGAATTGTATATTCACACCATGCTGCAATTATTGCCG CCGATGGAACACTGCATACTTCAAAACAACGCTTGCAACATATACGAACAGTATTTTCAGGACACCGAGCCAGCCCCATTGGTGCAGCGAACTTATTCTCGTACAGTGAACGTTTATCGCGATTTGGCGCCTCTCAAACGTCCGATCACCCACCTCTCTTGGTCACCCGACCAAGGCACAAGGTTGGCCGTCAGTTACTGCAACACCGATTTCAAAAAGGCCAAAAATTACAGTCCCTGCTCGTACATCTGGGACGTAG AAAACCCGAACAACCCTTTTTTAACACTGAAACCGCAATGCCCGATTTTTACGATTGAGTACAGCCCGAAAGACAGCAACACACTCGTCAGTGGCTTGATGTCTGGACAAGTAGCTTTCTGGGACATCAGGAGAGGTTCGGAGCCCGTTGAAACGAGCTTAATCGAGGACAGCCATCGCGATCCGTGCGACAAAGTTCTTTGGATTAATTCGAAGACTGGAACCGAGTTTTTCAGTGCTTCCAAAGATGGCCAG GTCAAGTGGTGGGACACTAGAAAGATACAAACTCCGACGGACAACTTGGTTATTGACTTGACGAAGCCCGAGGAACAAGATATAAATCGGGCCATAGGAGTGTCAGCCCTGCAATTCGAGCCGTCGATCGGCACGCGCTTCATGTGCGGCCTAGAAAATG GTATGGTCATTTCCGGCAACCGGAAAGGAAAAACTCCGGGTGAAAAAATTGCTACCAGATTCAAAGTGCAGTACGGGCCGGTTATTAGCGTCGAGAGAAATCCcatattcgtgaaaaattttttgaccgTCGGTGATTGGACCGCGAGAATATGGTCCGAGGATTGTAGAGAGTCTTCCATCGCTTGGACTcc CGGTCACCGCGATCTTCTTACTGGTGGCGCATGGAGTGCGACGcggttttcagttttttttcttacgaaaaTTGACGGTACTCTCGACGTGTGGGATTTAATTGTTCAACAAGATTCTCCCGTTTTGAGTATCAAG GTTTGCGATGAGGCTTTGACGTGCATGAGACCCCACGAACAGGGGCGCCTCGTAGCGGTAGCTGGAAAAAATGGCACTACTTACCTATTGGAATTTTCCGAAGCGCTGACGATTAACCAGAAGAACGACAAACTTTTATTAACCGCG TTTTTAGATAGAGAAACTCGGAGAGAAAAAGTAATAGAAGCTAAGAATCGAGAAATTCgactgaaaatgaaaacaactCTCCGACCGGAAGTTGATTCAGAAGGTCAGGACGGCCCTTCCCGGGGAGGCGCTCAAAAGGCACGTGTCTTGGATTCAAAGGATCCTTTGATAATACAGTGTGAACTGGATTACGAGACGGCTATAGAGGCG GAAATCTCCAGAAACGCTTTGATCGAAGAAAACGAAGTGAATAATAATCACTCACAAAAtggattttga
- the Dnai2 gene encoding dynein intermediate chain 3, ciliary isoform X1, producing METEQVYVKHRMQFGKWCNFEENDALEVDIKPNASLMHEFVRIDPVTEGTQCSKSYSSHEINTTTATFKESGLHHVEGGWPKDINMHDLEQTVRYRRKIEKDELYIHTMLQLLPPMEHCILQNNACNIYEQYFQDTEPAPLVQRTYSRTVNVYRDLAPLKRPITHLSWSPDQGTRLAVSYCNTDFKKAKNYSPCSYIWDVENPNNPFLTLKPQCPIFTIEYSPKDSNTLVSGLMSGQVAFWDIRRGSEPVETSLIEDSHRDPCDKVLWINSKTGTEFFSASKDGQVKWWDTRKIQTPTDNLVIDLTKPEEQDINRAIGVSALQFEPSIGTRFMCGLENGTLFFFPECRTKNKLKMYNGRGLVKTRTGMVISGNRKGKTPGEKIATRFKVQYGPVISVERNPIFVKNFLTVGDWTARIWSEDCRESSIAWTPGHRDLLTGGAWSATRFSVFFLTKIDGTLDVWDLIVQQDSPVLSIKVCDEALTCMRPHEQGRLVAVAGKNGTTYLLEFSEALTINQKNDKLLLTAFLDRETRREKVIEAKNREIRLKMKTTLRPEVDSEGQDGPSRGGAQKARVLDSKDPLIIQCELDYETAIEAEISRNALIEENEVNNNHSQNGF from the exons ATGGAGACCGAGCAAGTGTACGTCAAGCATCGAATGCAATTCGGAAAATGGTGCAACTTCGAAGAAAATGACGCGTTAGAAGTTGACATAAAACCGAACGCTTCGCTGATGCACGAGTTCGTCAGAATTGATCCGGTAACTGAAGGAACACAGTGCAGCAAAAGTTATTCATCACACGAG ATAAACACAACAACAGCGACCTTCAAGGAGTCCGGTTTACATCACGTGGAGGGTGGCTGGCCCAAGGACATAAATATGCACGATTTAGAACAGACCGTAAGATACAGACGGAAAATAGAGAAAGATGAATTGTATATTCACACCATGCTGCAATTATTGCCG CCGATGGAACACTGCATACTTCAAAACAACGCTTGCAACATATACGAACAGTATTTTCAGGACACCGAGCCAGCCCCATTGGTGCAGCGAACTTATTCTCGTACAGTGAACGTTTATCGCGATTTGGCGCCTCTCAAACGTCCGATCACCCACCTCTCTTGGTCACCCGACCAAGGCACAAGGTTGGCCGTCAGTTACTGCAACACCGATTTCAAAAAGGCCAAAAATTACAGTCCCTGCTCGTACATCTGGGACGTAG AAAACCCGAACAACCCTTTTTTAACACTGAAACCGCAATGCCCGATTTTTACGATTGAGTACAGCCCGAAAGACAGCAACACACTCGTCAGTGGCTTGATGTCTGGACAAGTAGCTTTCTGGGACATCAGGAGAGGTTCGGAGCCCGTTGAAACGAGCTTAATCGAGGACAGCCATCGCGATCCGTGCGACAAAGTTCTTTGGATTAATTCGAAGACTGGAACCGAGTTTTTCAGTGCTTCCAAAGATGGCCAG GTCAAGTGGTGGGACACTAGAAAGATACAAACTCCGACGGACAACTTGGTTATTGACTTGACGAAGCCCGAGGAACAAGATATAAATCGGGCCATAGGAGTGTCAGCCCTGCAATTCGAGCCGTCGATCGGCACGCGCTTCATGTGCGGCCTAGAAAATGgtactctcttttttttccccgagtGTCGtacgaaaaacaaattgaaaatgtaTAATGGACGCGGACTCGTGAAAACTCGAACAGGTATGGTCATTTCCGGCAACCGGAAAGGAAAAACTCCGGGTGAAAAAATTGCTACCAGATTCAAAGTGCAGTACGGGCCGGTTATTAGCGTCGAGAGAAATCCcatattcgtgaaaaattttttgaccgTCGGTGATTGGACCGCGAGAATATGGTCCGAGGATTGTAGAGAGTCTTCCATCGCTTGGACTcc CGGTCACCGCGATCTTCTTACTGGTGGCGCATGGAGTGCGACGcggttttcagttttttttcttacgaaaaTTGACGGTACTCTCGACGTGTGGGATTTAATTGTTCAACAAGATTCTCCCGTTTTGAGTATCAAG GTTTGCGATGAGGCTTTGACGTGCATGAGACCCCACGAACAGGGGCGCCTCGTAGCGGTAGCTGGAAAAAATGGCACTACTTACCTATTGGAATTTTCCGAAGCGCTGACGATTAACCAGAAGAACGACAAACTTTTATTAACCGCG TTTTTAGATAGAGAAACTCGGAGAGAAAAAGTAATAGAAGCTAAGAATCGAGAAATTCgactgaaaatgaaaacaactCTCCGACCGGAAGTTGATTCAGAAGGTCAGGACGGCCCTTCCCGGGGAGGCGCTCAAAAGGCACGTGTCTTGGATTCAAAGGATCCTTTGATAATACAGTGTGAACTGGATTACGAGACGGCTATAGAGGCG GAAATCTCCAGAAACGCTTTGATCGAAGAAAACGAAGTGAATAATAATCACTCACAAAAtggattttga